From Streptomyces fungicidicus, one genomic window encodes:
- a CDS encoding SixA phosphatase family protein yields the protein MIERAGRGPLRRLVVLRHAKSARPADVPDHERPLAPRGRRDAPAAGRALAEADCLPGLALCSTAVRARRTWELAAGQWGTPPPVRHEPRLYHADARELLDVVREVPGDVETLLLIGHNPGLEDLVLALAGDGLDDTLDRVRAKFPTSAIAVLSWRGAAWRDLAPGSALLTSLTVPRGGRR from the coding sequence GTGATCGAGCGCGCCGGGCGCGGACCGCTGCGCCGCCTGGTCGTCCTGCGCCACGCCAAGTCCGCCCGGCCGGCGGACGTCCCCGACCACGAGCGTCCCCTGGCCCCGCGCGGACGCAGGGACGCCCCCGCCGCGGGGCGGGCGCTCGCCGAGGCCGACTGCCTGCCGGGCCTCGCGCTGTGCTCCACCGCCGTCCGGGCCCGCCGCACCTGGGAGCTGGCCGCCGGCCAGTGGGGCACGCCCCCGCCCGTCCGCCACGAGCCGCGCCTCTACCACGCGGACGCCCGCGAACTGCTGGACGTGGTGCGCGAGGTGCCCGGCGACGTCGAGACGCTGCTGCTGATCGGACACAACCCCGGCCTGGAGGACCTCGTCCTGGCGCTGGCCGGCGACGGACTCGACGACACCCTGGACCGGGTCCGCGCGAAGTTCCCGACCTCCGCGATCGCCGTGCTGTCCTGGCGCGGCGCCGCCTGGCGGGACCTCGCCCCGGGCTCCGCCCTGCTGACCTCGCTGACCGTGCCCAGGGGCGGGCGGCGTTAG
- a CDS encoding CoA-binding protein: MYGDEATVRKILTGLGDTWAVVGLSSNRQRAAYGVAQVLQRFGKRVVPVHPKAETVHGERGYASLADIPFEVDVVDVFVNSDLAGAVADEAVAKGAKAVWFQLDVVDEAAYERTRAAGLEMVMDRCPAIEIPRLG, encoded by the coding sequence GTGTACGGCGACGAGGCGACGGTCCGCAAGATCCTCACCGGACTCGGTGACACCTGGGCCGTGGTGGGCCTGTCGTCGAACCGGCAGCGCGCGGCGTACGGGGTCGCCCAGGTGCTCCAGCGGTTCGGCAAGCGCGTGGTGCCGGTGCACCCCAAGGCCGAGACGGTGCACGGCGAGCGGGGCTACGCCTCCCTCGCGGACATCCCCTTCGAGGTGGACGTCGTGGACGTGTTCGTCAACAGCGACCTGGCCGGGGCCGTGGCGGACGAGGCGGTGGCCAAGGGCGCGAAGGCGGTCTGGTTCCAGCTCGACGTCGTCGACGAGGCGGCGTACGAGCGGACCCGCGCGGCGGGCCTGGAGATGGTGATGGACCGCTGCCCGGCGATCGAGATACCCCGCCTCGGCTAG
- a CDS encoding YigZ family protein, which yields MQDQYRTVARAGVHETEVNRSRFLCALAPAAGEREAQEFIAAVRKEHADATHNCWAYVIGADASTQKASDDGEPGGTAGVPMLQMLLRRDMRYAVAVVTRYYGGVKLGAGGLIRAYGGAVGEALDTLGTITRRRFRLATVTVDHGRAGKVQNDLRATGREVRDVRYGEEVAIEIALPDADVAAFRAWLADATAGTARFEPGGEAYGDA from the coding sequence ATGCAGGACCAGTACCGCACCGTCGCCCGCGCGGGTGTGCACGAGACCGAGGTCAACCGTTCCCGCTTCCTGTGCGCGCTCGCCCCGGCGGCCGGCGAGCGGGAGGCGCAGGAATTCATCGCCGCCGTCCGCAAGGAGCACGCCGACGCCACCCACAACTGCTGGGCCTACGTCATCGGCGCCGACGCCTCCACCCAGAAGGCCAGTGACGACGGGGAACCGGGCGGCACCGCGGGCGTCCCCATGCTCCAGATGCTGCTCCGCCGCGACATGCGGTACGCCGTCGCCGTCGTCACCCGCTACTACGGCGGCGTCAAGCTCGGCGCGGGCGGCCTCATCCGCGCCTACGGCGGCGCCGTGGGCGAGGCGCTGGACACCCTGGGCACGATCACCCGGCGCCGCTTCCGGCTGGCCACGGTGACCGTCGACCACGGGCGGGCCGGCAAGGTGCAGAACGACCTGCGCGCCACCGGACGCGAGGTGCGGGACGTGCGCTACGGCGAGGAGGTCGCGATCGAGATCGCCCTCCCGGACGCCGACGTGGCGGCCTTCCGCGCGTGGCTCGCCGACGCCACCGCCGGGACGGCCCGCTTCGAACCGGGCGGAGAGGCCTACGGGGACGCGTGA
- a CDS encoding DUF4442 domain-containing protein, whose amino-acid sequence MSIGEMLAATVPMARTLNLQFLETTPERAVVALPDQNEYHNHVGGPHAGAMFTLGESASGAIVLAAFGDQLARAVPLAVSAEIAYKKLAMGPVTATATLGRPAAEVVAELDEGRRPEFPVSIAIRREDGAVTGEMSVVWTLRPNG is encoded by the coding sequence ATGTCCATCGGCGAGATGCTCGCCGCCACGGTGCCCATGGCCCGGACCCTCAACCTCCAGTTCCTGGAGACCACGCCGGAGCGGGCCGTGGTGGCGCTGCCGGACCAGAACGAGTACCACAACCACGTGGGCGGGCCGCACGCCGGCGCGATGTTCACCCTTGGTGAGTCCGCGAGCGGAGCGATCGTGCTCGCCGCGTTCGGGGACCAGCTCGCGCGTGCCGTGCCGCTGGCCGTCAGTGCCGAGATCGCCTACAAGAAGCTGGCCATGGGTCCGGTCACCGCCACCGCGACCCTCGGCCGGCCGGCCGCCGAGGTCGTCGCCGAGCTCGACGAGGGCCGCCGCCCCGAGTTCCCCGTCTCGATCGCCATCCGACGCGAGGACGGCGCGGTCACCGGTGAGATGAGCGTCGTCTGGACCCTGCGCCCCAACGGCTGA
- a CDS encoding YbaK/EbsC family protein, with protein MRAPIGDFDRATPAPDCLDELTAPVAAAVRDWSGGVPADRILYVDTDPRWADTAVFVEHYGRDLLERSANCVVVAAKRGGATTLAGCVVLSATRLDVNGVVRRHLGARKASFAPMDTATGESGMEYGGITPLGLPGDWPVLVDAAVVDLPYVLVGSGRRRGKLLVPGKAFAELPGAVVIEGLGVV; from the coding sequence ATGCGCGCACCCATCGGAGACTTCGACCGGGCCACCCCCGCCCCCGACTGCCTCGACGAGCTGACCGCCCCGGTCGCCGCGGCCGTCCGCGACTGGAGCGGCGGCGTGCCCGCCGACCGGATCCTGTACGTCGACACCGACCCGCGCTGGGCGGACACCGCCGTCTTCGTCGAGCACTACGGCCGGGACCTGCTGGAGCGGTCGGCGAACTGCGTGGTGGTCGCGGCCAAGCGGGGCGGCGCGACCACGCTCGCCGGGTGCGTCGTCCTGTCCGCCACCCGGCTCGACGTCAACGGCGTGGTGCGCCGTCACCTCGGCGCCCGCAAGGCGTCCTTCGCCCCGATGGACACCGCCACGGGGGAGAGCGGCATGGAGTACGGCGGCATCACACCGCTGGGGCTGCCCGGCGACTGGCCGGTGCTGGTGGACGCCGCCGTCGTGGACCTGCCGTACGTGCTCGTCGGCAGCGGCCGGCGGCGCGGCAAGCTCCTGGTCCCGGGCAAGGCGTTCGCGGAACTGCCCGGAGCGGTCGTGATCGAAGGGCTGGGAGTGGTCTGA
- a CDS encoding exonuclease SbcCD subunit D: protein MRLLHTSDWHLGRSFHRVGMLGAQAEFIRHLVATVRERDVDAVVVSGDVYDRAVPPLAAVELFDDALHRLAALGVPTVMISGNHDSARRLGVGAGLMGSAGIHLRTDPSACGTPVVLSDEHGDVALYGLPYLEPALVKDAFEVERAGHEAVLAAAMDRVRADLAARPPGTRSVVLAHAFVTGGEPSDSERDITVGGVAAVPAGVFDGVDYVALGHLHGCQTLTDRVRYSGSPLPYSFSEANHRKTMWLVDLAADGAVTAERVDCPVPRALARIRGTLEDLLADPALARHQEAWVEATLTDPVRPADPMARLTERFPHTLTLVFDPDRAADGPGVSYARRLAGRDDQQIAEDFVTHVRGAGPDAHERAVLRDALDGVRVDDAAREVAR, encoded by the coding sequence ATGAGACTGCTGCACACTTCCGACTGGCACCTCGGCCGGTCCTTCCACCGGGTGGGCATGCTCGGCGCCCAGGCCGAGTTCATCCGCCACCTCGTCGCCACCGTGCGCGAGCGCGACGTGGACGCGGTGGTCGTGTCGGGAGACGTGTACGACCGCGCCGTGCCCCCGCTGGCCGCGGTCGAACTCTTCGACGACGCCCTGCACCGGCTCGCCGCTCTCGGCGTGCCGACGGTGATGATCTCCGGGAACCACGACTCGGCCCGCCGCCTCGGCGTCGGCGCCGGGCTCATGGGAAGCGCGGGCATCCACCTGCGCACCGACCCGTCCGCGTGCGGCACACCGGTGGTGCTGTCCGACGAGCACGGCGACGTCGCCCTCTACGGGCTGCCGTACCTCGAACCCGCCCTGGTGAAGGACGCGTTCGAGGTGGAGCGGGCCGGGCACGAGGCGGTGCTCGCCGCCGCCATGGACCGGGTCCGCGCCGACCTCGCCGCCCGCCCGCCCGGCACCCGCTCCGTCGTCCTCGCGCACGCCTTCGTCACCGGCGGCGAACCCAGCGACAGCGAGCGCGACATCACCGTCGGCGGGGTGGCCGCCGTGCCCGCCGGGGTGTTCGACGGCGTCGACTACGTGGCGCTCGGCCACCTCCACGGCTGCCAGACCCTCACCGACCGCGTGCGCTACTCCGGCTCCCCGCTGCCGTACTCCTTCTCGGAGGCGAACCACCGCAAGACCATGTGGCTGGTCGACCTGGCCGCCGACGGGGCGGTCACCGCCGAGCGCGTGGACTGCCCGGTGCCGCGCGCGCTGGCCCGGATCCGCGGCACCCTGGAGGACCTGCTCGCCGACCCCGCACTGGCCCGGCACCAGGAGGCGTGGGTCGAGGCGACCCTCACCGACCCGGTCCGCCCGGCCGACCCCATGGCCCGGCTCACGGAGCGCTTCCCGCACACCCTCACCCTCGTGTTCGACCCCGACCGGGCGGCCGACGGGCCCGGGGTCTCCTACGCCAGACGCCTGGCCGGCCGCGACGACCAGCAGATCGCCGAGGACTTCGTCACCCATGTGCGCGGCGCCGGCCCCGACGCACACGAGCGGGCGGTCCTGCGGGACGCCCTCGACGGGGTGCGCGTGGACGACGCCGCCCGGGAGGTGGCGCGGTGA
- a CDS encoding cation diffusion facilitator family transporter produces MSDRHHHGHEHGHDHDHDHDHQHEHDHGHSHGHGHRRSVFRRLAHLLAPHSHETADKLDPALESSARGMRALWVSLAVLGATALAQAVVVAVSGSVALLGDTVHNVADALTAVPLGIAFVLGRRAATRRFTYGYGRAEDLAGIAIVLTIAASAAFAGWTAFARLLEPRPVGHIPVVAVAALVGFAGNEWVARYRIRVGREIGSAALVADGLHARTDGFTSLAVLLSAGGAALGWRFADPVVGLAITAAIVLVLRDAAREVFRRVMDAVDPALVDRAEEALKRVPGVRGVGELRLRWIGHRLRAEVAVVVDGGATLREAHHVAVEAEHALLHAVPRLTAALVHADPEPVPGGADPHLALAHHAVR; encoded by the coding sequence GTGAGCGACCGCCACCACCACGGCCATGAGCACGGGCACGACCACGACCACGACCACGACCACCAACATGAGCACGACCACGGACACAGTCACGGTCACGGGCACCGCCGTTCCGTGTTCCGTCGCCTCGCCCATCTGCTCGCCCCGCACTCGCACGAGACCGCCGACAAGCTCGACCCCGCGCTGGAGTCCTCGGCCCGGGGGATGCGCGCGCTGTGGGTCTCCCTGGCGGTGCTGGGGGCGACGGCGCTCGCGCAGGCGGTCGTGGTGGCCGTGTCGGGCTCGGTGGCGCTGCTCGGCGACACGGTGCACAACGTCGCGGACGCGCTGACCGCCGTGCCGCTGGGGATCGCCTTCGTGCTGGGCCGGCGCGCCGCCACCCGCCGCTTCACCTACGGCTACGGGCGCGCGGAGGATCTGGCGGGCATCGCGATCGTCCTGACGATCGCCGCGTCCGCCGCCTTCGCGGGGTGGACGGCGTTCGCGCGGCTGCTGGAGCCGCGCCCCGTCGGGCACATCCCGGTGGTAGCCGTCGCGGCGCTCGTCGGGTTCGCGGGCAACGAGTGGGTGGCCCGCTACCGCATCCGGGTCGGGCGTGAGATCGGCTCGGCCGCGCTGGTCGCCGACGGACTGCACGCCCGCACCGACGGGTTCACCTCACTGGCGGTGCTGCTGAGCGCCGGCGGCGCGGCCCTGGGGTGGCGGTTCGCCGACCCGGTGGTCGGTCTGGCGATCACGGCGGCGATCGTCCTGGTGCTGCGGGACGCCGCGCGGGAGGTGTTCCGGCGGGTGATGGACGCCGTCGACCCGGCGCTGGTTGACCGGGCCGAGGAGGCGCTGAAGCGGGTTCCCGGCGTGCGCGGGGTGGGCGAGCTGCGGCTGCGCTGGATCGGTCACCGGCTGCGCGCGGAGGTGGCGGTGGTGGTGGACGGCGGGGCGACGCTGCGCGAGGCGCACCATGTCGCCGTCGAGGCCGAGCACGCTCTGCTGCACGCCGTCCCCCGGCTGACCGCGGCCCTGGTCCACGCGGATCCGGAGCCGGTGCCGGGCGGGGCGGACCCGCATCTGGCCCTGGCCCACCACGCCGTGCGCTGA
- a CDS encoding helix-turn-helix domain-containing protein, protein MSDLDLLTQSLARNVKRWRAERGFTLDTLAARAGVSRGMLIQIEQARTNPSIGTVVKIGDALGVSVTTLLDYERGPKVRIVPADQAVRLWHTEEGSYNRLLAGAEAPGPLEMWDWKLMPGEGSDSDPHPAGTVELLHVTTGELTLTVDGTEHRVPAGASVSFEANTPHTYGNRGEVPMEMIMTVSVPPVH, encoded by the coding sequence GTGTCGGACCTCGACCTGCTGACCCAGTCCCTGGCGCGCAACGTCAAGCGCTGGCGCGCCGAGCGCGGCTTCACCCTGGACACGCTCGCGGCGCGGGCGGGCGTCAGCCGCGGCATGCTCATCCAGATCGAGCAGGCCCGCACCAACCCGAGCATCGGCACCGTCGTCAAGATCGGCGACGCGCTGGGCGTCAGCGTCACCACCCTGCTCGACTACGAGCGGGGCCCGAAGGTCCGTATCGTCCCCGCCGACCAGGCCGTACGGCTCTGGCACACCGAGGAGGGCAGCTACAACCGGCTGCTCGCCGGTGCCGAGGCGCCGGGCCCGCTGGAGATGTGGGACTGGAAACTGATGCCGGGCGAGGGCAGCGACTCTGACCCGCACCCCGCCGGCACGGTCGAACTCCTGCACGTCACGACGGGGGAGCTGACCCTCACCGTCGACGGGACGGAGCACCGGGTGCCGGCCGGTGCCAGCGTCTCCTTCGAGGCCAACACGCCCCACACGTACGGCAACAGGGGCGAGGTCCCGATGGAGATGATCATGACCGTCTCGGTGCCGCCCGTGCACTGA
- a CDS encoding DedA family protein gives MHVQEWLETVPAVAVYALVGVVIGLESLGIPLPGEIILVSSALLASQHGDIDPVVLGACATAGAIIGDSIGYAIGRKGGRPMLAWLGAKFPRHFSEAHIATAERSFQKWGMWAVFFGRFVALLRIFAGPLAGVLRMPYWKFLIANVLGGIVWAGGTTAVIYYVGIVAESWLKRFSWLGLVAAVLIGVTSMLVLKRKAKKAAPEPVAAAD, from the coding sequence TTGCACGTGCAGGAGTGGCTCGAGACCGTACCCGCGGTCGCCGTGTACGCGCTGGTGGGAGTGGTCATCGGGCTGGAGAGCCTGGGCATCCCGCTGCCGGGCGAGATCATCCTGGTCTCCTCCGCGCTGCTCGCCTCCCAGCACGGCGACATCGACCCGGTGGTCCTCGGCGCCTGCGCCACCGCCGGCGCGATCATCGGCGACTCGATCGGCTACGCCATCGGCCGCAAGGGTGGACGGCCGATGCTGGCCTGGCTGGGGGCGAAGTTCCCCCGGCACTTCAGCGAGGCGCACATCGCCACCGCGGAACGGTCCTTCCAGAAGTGGGGCATGTGGGCCGTCTTCTTCGGCCGCTTCGTCGCCCTGCTGCGCATCTTCGCCGGCCCGCTCGCGGGTGTGCTGCGGATGCCGTACTGGAAGTTCCTGATCGCCAACGTGCTCGGCGGCATCGTGTGGGCGGGCGGCACCACGGCCGTCATCTACTACGTGGGCATCGTCGCCGAGTCCTGGCTGAAGCGCTTCTCCTGGCTGGGCCTGGTGGCGGCGGTCCTGATCGGCGTCACCTCGATGCTGGTGCTGAAGCGCAAGGCGAAGAAGGCGGCCCCCGAACCCGTCGCCGCCGCCGACTGA
- a CDS encoding MFS transporter translates to MPTTLLRRRPAFAGRNYSLLTAAAVVTNLGSHGALIAAAFAVLETGGDGGDVGLVAAARTLPLVLFLLIGGAVADRLPRHRVMVAANALNCVSQAAFAALVLAGEARLWQMMLLSALGGTGQAFFNPAAEGMLLSSVKGEQASRAFAVFRMAMHGATLGGAALGGAMVAAIGPGWVLAVDALAFAVAAALRAFLDVKHIPPRAPGGGMLADLREGWREFIGRPWLWGIVVQFSIANAVVGAADAVYGPLVARDHLGGAAPWGVALAFFGGGTVVGALLMTRWQPRRLLFVGTLCVFPLALPSAALAVPVPVVVLCAVMFVTGVSLEVFGVSWMIALHQEIPEEKLSRVSAYDWFGSVALVPAAMALAGPAETAFGRPEALWGCAVLVVVVTAAVLCVPDVRNLRRRSRPLTGAAPDGASAGAGNRVAELG, encoded by the coding sequence GTGCCGACCACCCTCCTGCGCCGCCGCCCCGCCTTCGCGGGCCGCAACTACTCGCTGCTGACCGCCGCCGCCGTGGTGACCAACCTGGGCAGCCACGGCGCCCTGATCGCCGCCGCGTTCGCCGTACTGGAGACGGGCGGTGACGGCGGCGACGTGGGTCTCGTGGCCGCCGCCCGCACCCTGCCGCTGGTGCTGTTCCTGCTGATCGGCGGCGCCGTCGCGGACCGGCTGCCGCGGCACCGGGTGATGGTCGCGGCCAACGCCCTGAACTGCGTCTCGCAGGCCGCGTTCGCCGCGCTGGTCCTGGCGGGCGAGGCCCGGCTGTGGCAGATGATGCTGCTCAGCGCGCTCGGCGGCACCGGCCAGGCGTTCTTCAACCCGGCCGCCGAGGGCATGCTGCTGTCCTCGGTGAAGGGCGAACAGGCGAGCCGGGCGTTCGCGGTGTTCCGGATGGCGATGCACGGGGCGACCCTCGGCGGAGCGGCGCTCGGCGGTGCCATGGTCGCCGCGATCGGCCCCGGCTGGGTGCTGGCGGTGGACGCGCTGGCCTTCGCGGTCGCCGCGGCGCTGCGCGCCTTCCTCGACGTCAAGCACATACCGCCGCGCGCACCCGGCGGCGGCATGCTGGCCGATCTCCGTGAGGGCTGGCGGGAGTTCATCGGCCGGCCCTGGCTGTGGGGCATCGTCGTCCAGTTCTCCATCGCCAACGCGGTCGTCGGCGCGGCCGACGCGGTCTACGGGCCGCTCGTCGCCCGGGACCACCTGGGCGGCGCCGCTCCCTGGGGTGTGGCGCTGGCGTTCTTCGGCGGGGGCACGGTCGTCGGCGCGCTGCTGATGACCCGCTGGCAGCCGCGCCGTCTGCTGTTCGTCGGCACCCTGTGCGTGTTCCCGCTGGCGCTGCCGTCGGCCGCGCTCGCGGTGCCGGTGCCGGTCGTCGTGCTGTGCGCGGTGATGTTCGTGACCGGCGTGTCCCTGGAGGTGTTCGGCGTCTCCTGGATGATCGCGCTGCACCAGGAGATACCGGAGGAGAAGCTGTCCCGGGTCTCGGCTTACGACTGGTTCGGCTCGGTCGCGCTGGTGCCCGCGGCGATGGCTCTGGCGGGCCCGGCGGAGACCGCGTTCGGGCGCCCGGAGGCCCTGTGGGGCTGTGCGGTGCTGGTCGTGGTCGTCACGGCGGCGGTCCTGTGCGTCCCGGACGTCCGCAATCTGCGCCGCCGGTCCCGCCCCCTCACCGGCGCGGCCCCGGACGGCGCGTCGGCCGGCGCCGGGAACCGCGTGGCGGAACTCGGCTGA
- a CDS encoding gamma carbonic anhydrase family protein has translation MTHRALITGVGGREPKVDGDAFVAPTASVIGDVTLHAGASVWYGAVLRGDVERISVGANSNVQDNCTLHADPGFPVGVGERVSIGHNAVVHGATVEDDCLIGMGATVLNGAVIGAGSLVAAQALVPQGMRVPPGSLVAGVPAKVRRELTPEEREGLTLNGTMYAELARVHREEHGA, from the coding sequence ATGACGCACCGCGCGCTGATCACAGGTGTCGGGGGCAGGGAGCCGAAGGTCGACGGGGACGCGTTCGTGGCGCCCACGGCCTCGGTGATCGGGGACGTGACGCTGCACGCGGGCGCGAGCGTCTGGTACGGAGCGGTGCTGCGCGGGGACGTGGAGCGGATCTCCGTCGGCGCGAACAGCAACGTGCAGGACAACTGCACGCTCCACGCCGACCCGGGGTTCCCGGTCGGTGTGGGTGAGCGGGTGTCGATCGGGCACAACGCCGTGGTGCATGGGGCCACCGTCGAGGACGACTGCCTGATCGGCATGGGGGCGACCGTGCTCAACGGCGCCGTGATCGGCGCCGGGTCCCTGGTCGCTGCGCAGGCGCTGGTGCCGCAGGGGATGCGGGTGCCGCCGGGGTCACTGGTCGCCGGGGTGCCGGCGAAGGTCCGGCGGGAGCTCACCCCGGAGGAGCGGGAGGGGCTGACCCTCAACGGGACGATGTACGCCGAGCTGGCCAGGGTTCACCGGGAGGAGCACGGGGCCTAG
- a CDS encoding cysteine--tRNA ligase: MPAYARRRAYARLVLRITDARTGEPVDATPARRGLTRVQAHTRGSDPTHLRVLLVADLLVRALELGGTPVWALLTGEGRQAELRAAGAALGVRPFEDGGDTGAGLGEAQVLHVVGEGGATPDGVRVAVAPVLWEAPGAPGDADPAALRMALLARPRSATLRIGPATLDEAGATLDRWRRAVADWAGRPSRPVPDPVRADLRTAWEDDLDTAGVLGVLRAVETDPDLADGARFETYAYADRLLGLDLTRDLGAPA, translated from the coding sequence ATGCCTGCGTACGCGCGCCGGCGCGCCTACGCTCGGCTCGTGCTGCGCATCACCGACGCCCGGACAGGCGAACCCGTGGACGCCACCCCCGCCCGGCGGGGCCTGACCCGTGTCCAGGCCCACACACGGGGGTCCGACCCGACGCACCTGCGGGTGCTGCTCGTCGCCGATCTCCTCGTACGGGCCCTGGAGCTCGGCGGCACGCCCGTATGGGCGCTGCTCACCGGCGAAGGGCGGCAGGCGGAACTGCGCGCGGCGGGCGCGGCCCTCGGGGTGCGGCCCTTCGAGGACGGCGGCGACACCGGGGCCGGCCTGGGCGAGGCCCAGGTGCTGCACGTGGTGGGCGAGGGCGGCGCGACCCCCGACGGGGTGCGCGTGGCCGTGGCCCCCGTGCTCTGGGAGGCGCCGGGCGCACCGGGCGACGCCGACCCCGCCGCCCTGCGCATGGCCCTGCTCGCCCGCCCCCGAAGCGCCACCTTGCGGATCGGCCCGGCCACCCTGGACGAGGCCGGCGCCACCCTTGACCGCTGGCGCCGCGCGGTCGCCGACTGGGCCGGGCGGCCCTCGCGGCCCGTCCCCGACCCGGTGCGCGCGGACCTGCGCACCGCGTGGGAGGACGACCTGGACACCGCCGGAGTCCTGGGCGTCCTGCGCGCGGTGGAGACCGACCCGGACCTCGCGGACGGCGCCCGCTTCGAGACCTACGCCTACGCCGACCGGCTGCTCGGCCTCGACCTCACCCGCGACCTGGGAGCCCCGGCGTGA
- a CDS encoding ArsR/SmtB family transcription factor, producing MSARMHLSPAHDAHPRTPGEEHFALAAELLALLGDRTRLTLLHALTGGEADVTTLTETCGAARPAVSQHLARLRLAGLVDTRKEGRRVIYSLRDGHLRRLVDEALNVADHRLGDRPPHD from the coding sequence ATGAGCGCACGCATGCACCTATCACCTGCGCACGATGCGCACCCACGCACACCCGGCGAGGAACACTTCGCGCTCGCCGCGGAGCTGCTCGCCCTGCTCGGCGACCGCACCCGGCTCACCCTGCTGCACGCCCTGACCGGCGGAGAGGCCGACGTCACCACGCTCACCGAGACCTGCGGAGCGGCCCGCCCCGCGGTCAGCCAGCATCTGGCGCGACTGCGGCTCGCGGGGCTGGTGGACACCCGCAAGGAGGGCCGCCGGGTGATCTACTCCCTGCGCGACGGCCATCTGCGGCGGCTGGTGGACGAGGCGCTGAACGTGGCCGACCACAGGCTCGGCGACCGGCCCCCGCACGACTGA
- a CDS encoding acyltransferase, with protein sequence MPKRKNTFSSWPRRLAQRAVHAGWAWAQRTGSVTAEHPGRFRFGAMGTGTRLAFPLGTVFGEPWIRLGAHCIVGEQVTLTAGLMPGLDLGPEPILRIGDGVVLGRGSHVIADTTVTIGSDCYFGPYVYVTSTNHSYDDPHEPIGKQWPRMEPVEIGPGCWIGTGAVILPGARVGRNVVVAAGAVVRGTVPDHAVVAGAPARVVRRWTPADGWQPPLRTPAPVPIPEGVTPDQLRALSALDEEAVARLAELDGQASTGVGEPAASGPARLAELEPGS encoded by the coding sequence GTGCCGAAGCGCAAGAACACGTTCTCGTCCTGGCCGCGCCGCCTCGCTCAGCGCGCGGTCCACGCGGGCTGGGCCTGGGCCCAGCGCACGGGTTCGGTGACCGCCGAGCACCCCGGCCGCTTCCGCTTCGGGGCCATGGGAACAGGTACCAGGCTCGCCTTCCCGCTCGGCACGGTCTTCGGCGAGCCCTGGATCCGGCTCGGCGCGCACTGCATCGTCGGCGAGCAGGTCACCCTCACCGCCGGCCTGATGCCCGGCCTGGACCTCGGCCCGGAGCCGATCCTGCGCATCGGCGACGGGGTCGTCCTGGGGCGCGGCAGCCATGTCATCGCCGACACGACGGTCACCATCGGCAGCGACTGCTACTTCGGGCCGTACGTCTACGTCACCTCCACCAACCACTCCTACGACGACCCGCACGAGCCCATCGGCAAGCAGTGGCCGCGGATGGAGCCGGTGGAGATCGGACCCGGCTGCTGGATCGGCACCGGCGCGGTGATCCTCCCGGGGGCGCGCGTCGGGCGGAATGTGGTGGTGGCGGCGGGCGCCGTGGTCCGGGGAACGGTGCCCGACCACGCGGTGGTCGCGGGCGCCCCGGCCCGTGTCGTACGCCGCTGGACTCCCGCCGACGGCTGGCAGCCGCCCCTGCGCACCCCGGCGCCCGTGCCGATCCCGGAGGGTGTCACCCCGGACCAGCTGCGGGCGCTGTCGGCGCTCGACGAGGAGGCCGTGGCCCGGCTCGCGGAGCTCGACGGACAGGCCTCGACCGGAGTCGGGGAGCCGGCCGCGAGCGGTCCGGCGCGGCTCGCCGAGCTGGAGCCCGGGAGCTGA